In Phaseolus vulgaris cultivar G19833 chromosome 10, P. vulgaris v2.0, whole genome shotgun sequence, a single genomic region encodes these proteins:
- the LOC137819644 gene encoding protein DETOXIFICATION 53-like, with the protein MCTGAESRGNINGEPVIPKVGEDYEGNTMRTIEGGERACNCGTFFQGLLQRLHHLLTALNLHISASELKEELQSLAKVACPIIMTSLMMYSRSAVSILFLGRQGKVELAGGSLALGFANITANSVLKGLTMGMDPICCQAFGAKRWSVLNQTFFRTICLLLLVAIPISILWLNMEPILQMLGQDPEVTKVAQVYMVFSIPELLAQAHLNPLRSFLRTQGLTTPVTIAASCAALLHLPINYFLATYLNLGVKGIALATGLNSINMTLGLLLYVFFSNKPLKPWEGATILSAFHGWKPLLSLALPSCISVCLEWWWYEIMLFLCGLLSNPQATIATMGILIQTLGFLYVFPFSLSIALTTRIGHSLGAGHASKAQSTAIIGFMAAFTSGIAAFILLFFVRKSWGKLFTDETQIIDLVTTILPILGLCEISNWPQTVSCGILSGTARPYLGARINLCAFYLVGLPVSVFATFIYKYELVGLWSGMVAAQASCLCMMVYTLIQTDWGQQCKRAVELAQKTTEQENKNDEESGLLGSDQ; encoded by the exons ATGTGCACTGGTGCTGAATCTCGAGGAAATATAAATGGTGAGCCTGTGATTCCAAAGGTGGGAGAAGACTATGAGGGTAATACAATGAGAACCATAGAAGGTGGAGAAAGAGCTTGCAACTGTGGAACATTTTTTCAAGGTCTTCTTCAACGCCTTCATCACCTTCTCACTGCCCTTAATCTTCATATTTCTGCTTCTGAG TTGAAAGAAGAGTTGCAATCTCTTGCAAAGGTTGCATGTCCCATAATAATGACTAGCTTAATGATGTACTCTCGATCTGCTGTGTCCATATTGTTTTTGGGTCGGCAAGGGAAAGTAGAGCTAGCAGGAGGCTCACTGGCACTTGGATTTGCCAACATAACTGCAAATTCAGTTCTCAAAGGCCTCACAATGGGAATGGACCCAATTTGTTGCCAAGCTTTTGGAGCAAAGAGATGGTCAGTTCTCAACCAAACCTTTTTCAGAACTATATGTCTCCTCCTACTTGTTGCCATACCCATTTCAATTTTATGGCTAAACATGGAACCCATCCTTCAAATGCTAGGTCAAGACCCGGAAGTCACAAAAGTTGCCCAAGTTTATATGGTTTTCTCTATTCCAGAGTTGCTAGCTCAAGCTCATCTTAACCCATTGAGGTCCTTCTTAAGAACCCAAGGCTTAACCACCCCAGTCACTATAGCTGCATCTTGTGCAGCACTCTTGCACCTTCCCATCAACTATTTCTTGGCCACATACTTGAACTTAGGGGTAAAGGGTATTGCTTTAGCCACTGGTTTGAACTCTATAAACATGACTTTAGGCTTGCTGCTCTATGTTTTCTTCTCAAATAAACCACTAAAACCCTGGGAAGGAGCAACTATTCTCTCAGCCTTTCATGGGTGGAAACCATTGCTGAGTTTGGCACTGCCTAGTTGCATTTCAGTGTGCTTGGAGTGGTGGTGGTATGAGATAATGCTCTTTCTATGTGGATTGTTGAGCAATCCACAAGCTACCATTGCTACCATGGGGATCCTTATTCAAACACTTGGCTTCTTGTATGTATTCCCGTTTTCCCTAAGTATAGCCTTGACAACAAGAATTGGTCACTCCTTAGGTGCAGGGCACGCATCCAAGGCCCAAAGTACAGCCATAATTGGGTTCATGGCAGCATTTACTTCGGGGATCGCTGCCttcattttgttgttttttgtgAGGAAATCATGGGGGAAACTTTTCACTGATGAGACACAAATTATTGATCTGGTCACAACTATACTTCCCATTCTTGGGCTGTGTGAGATTAGCAATTGGCCTCAAACAGTTTCATGTGGGATTTTGTCAGGGACTGCTAGGCCTTATCTGGGTGCTAGAATAAACTTGTGTGCATTCTACCTAGTAGGATTGCCAGTTTCTGTTTTTGCCACTTTCATATACAAGTATGAATTGGTGGGTTTGTGGTCTGGAATGGTTGCTGCACAGGCTTCTTGTCTTTGCATGATGGTCTACACATTGATTCAAACAGATTGGGGGCAGCAATGTAAGAGGGCAGTGGAACTAGCTCAGAAAACAACAGAGcaggaaaataaaaatgatgagGAAAGTGGGTTACTTGGTTCTGATCAATAA